A single genomic interval of Syntrophobotulus glycolicus DSM 8271 harbors:
- a CDS encoding ABC transporter ATP-binding protein → MSELTKANSNCIVVRKVNKFFGKKHILKDIDLEIPYGQIYGLLGPSGCGKTTIVKIIAGILEATSGEAYVLERVMPQLELMNKVGYMAQSDALYTALTAAENLRFFGTIYGLGKAEIKRRTEEVMALVNLTDDLNKPVQAYSGGMKRRLSLAMAILHSPPVLVLDEPTVGIDPLLRKNIWAELNKMAENGITILVTTHVMDEADRCHNLAMMRNGRLIAKGTSQELQAQIGVNSIEEAFIYYGGQRDDEG, encoded by the coding sequence GTGTCGGAGTTGACAAAAGCGAATTCCAACTGCATCGTCGTCCGCAAGGTAAATAAATTTTTCGGCAAGAAGCATATCCTAAAGGACATCGACCTCGAGATTCCCTACGGTCAAATCTACGGATTACTTGGCCCTTCCGGCTGCGGCAAAACGACGATAGTCAAGATCATTGCCGGGATTCTGGAGGCAACCTCCGGGGAGGCCTATGTTTTGGAGCGGGTTATGCCCCAGCTGGAGTTGATGAATAAGGTCGGCTATATGGCGCAATCCGATGCCTTATATACTGCTTTGACCGCCGCTGAAAATCTCCGCTTTTTTGGCACAATATATGGCCTTGGCAAGGCGGAAATCAAGAGGAGAACTGAGGAAGTCATGGCGTTGGTCAATCTTACAGATGATCTGAACAAGCCTGTACAGGCTTACTCCGGCGGGATGAAACGACGGCTTTCTCTGGCTATGGCGATTCTGCACAGCCCGCCGGTACTCGTGCTTGACGAACCGACAGTAGGGATCGATCCGCTCTTGAGGAAAAATATCTGGGCCGAATTAAATAAAATGGCCGAGAACGGCATTACCATCCTGGTCACCACCCATGTCATGGATGAAGCCGATAGATGCCATAACCTCGCCATGATGAGGAATGGCAGACTGATCGCCAAGGGGACTTCTCAGGAGCTGCAGGCTCAAATCGGCGTGAACAGTATTGAAGAAGCTTTTATTTATTATGGAGGTCAGCGAGATGATGAGGGTTAG
- a CDS encoding ABC transporter permease, which produces MRVSALALRIVTQLKNDRRTLAMMLAAPILLLSLVYLILGDSVPVVKVAVVNAPVELEESLEDLNIMPRRYDENGARRALEQGEVIASITIISGKSYIEVDGSNPTKAKVALAGLEQAKIGSMSSRPDLASEVSYIYGYEDLPTFDNFGSTLIGFIIFFFVFLVSGISLLQERTSGTLEKMLSTPIRRWEIVVGYVLGFGLFTVLQSVLISWFCVYILNVMMVGQFALILLITLFTAVIALTLGMLMSTLANNEFQMIQFVPLIVIPQVFFSGLFDLPPGMEIFKWIMPLHYIADALTEVMIRGKGIVTISLDLAVIVGCSVIFMILNTLLLKKYRRI; this is translated from the coding sequence ATGAGGGTTAGTGCTCTGGCTCTGCGCATCGTAACGCAACTCAAGAATGACCGCCGGACCCTGGCGATGATGCTGGCTGCGCCGATTCTGCTGCTGTCTCTGGTGTACCTTATTCTGGGGGACAGTGTTCCGGTGGTAAAAGTGGCTGTCGTCAACGCTCCGGTCGAGTTGGAGGAGAGCCTGGAAGATCTCAATATCATGCCCCGGCGTTATGACGAGAACGGCGCCCGGAGAGCGCTGGAACAGGGAGAAGTCATCGCCAGCATTACAATTATCAGCGGCAAATCCTATATCGAGGTGGACGGCAGTAATCCGACCAAAGCCAAAGTGGCTCTGGCGGGACTGGAGCAGGCCAAGATAGGGAGCATGTCTTCCCGGCCGGACTTAGCGTCTGAGGTCAGCTATATTTACGGCTACGAAGATTTGCCGACCTTCGATAATTTCGGGTCAACTTTGATCGGGTTTATCATCTTTTTCTTTGTGTTCCTGGTCTCTGGGATTTCTTTGCTGCAGGAGAGGACCTCGGGTACCTTGGAAAAAATGCTTTCGACTCCGATCCGGCGCTGGGAGATCGTCGTCGGTTATGTTCTGGGCTTTGGCCTGTTCACCGTTTTGCAGTCCGTCCTGATCTCCTGGTTTTGCGTCTATATCCTTAACGTCATGATGGTCGGGCAGTTTGCCCTGATCCTTCTGATTACTCTGTTCACAGCCGTGATTGCCCTGACGCTGGGGATGCTGATGTCCACCCTGGCCAACAACGAGTTTCAAATGATTCAGTTTGTCCCCTTGATCGTGATTCCCCAGGTATTCTTTTCCGGATTGTTCGATTTGCCGCCGGGCATGGAGATTTTTAAATGGATCATGCCCTTACATTATATTGCGGATGCTCTGACCGAAGTAATGATCAGAGGAAAGGGAATCGTGACAATCTCTCTGGACCTGGCCGTCATTGTGGGATGCTCGGTAATCTTTATGATTTTAAATACACTTCTTTTAAAAAAGTACCGTCGAATCTGA